The Candidatus Polarisedimenticolia bacterium genomic sequence AAAGGACTGCCCGCCGCCGTCTTCATGGCAATGATCCAGGAAAAGCTGGAGGAATTACTGGACGGTTGCGCGTCACGATCGCTGCGGCCCGCGCAGGCGTTGCGACATCTGAATGAGTTTCTCCTGGCGCAGCTCCCCGCCAATCGCTTCGCCACGGCGGTGGTGGCGCGCCTGTCTGCGGACGGAGCGCTCGAGATTGCGAATGCCGGACATTGCGTGCCGCTCATCCGCCGGCGGGAGGGCAGCCTCCAGGGGATCGCTCCTACAGGACCGGTTCTCGGGATCCTGGCCGACCCACAATGGACCGCCGTCAGGACGCGCCTGCGCGCCACCGAGACGCTGCTGCTCTACAGCGACGGCCTGGTCGAGGCGCCTTCGGGGCGCGCCGAAGAGTTCGGGATGGGACGAATCCGGTCGCTTCTGGCGGGTGCGGCCGCATCCGATGCGCGAGGCATCGCGGGGAAAATGGTAAAGGCCGCGGAGGAGCACGCCGGCGGGACGCGACACGACGATCTCACGGTGGTGGTGGCGCAACGCCCGGCGGGGCCGTCCCTGCTTCGGAGCGGATTGGGTCGCGGCTCGGCGGCCTGACTCTCTGCGTGGCTGGACCTGTTTCTAATGGCCCGCGGCGGTCGAGGCTTTGCGGATCGTCACGAAGCGGTCGGCTTCGAGGTCGGTCATCACCGTCTGCGTCCCGTCCGGCCAGCGTACCTCCAGCCGATCGACCCGCGTCGAATCTCCCAGCCCGAAGTGCAGGCGCGGATCCTCGACCGAGAGATACGAGCCGCTGCTCGCCAGGTCACGGATCAGCGTGCGTCCTCCCGCCTCGACCGTCACCAGCGTCCCGATCGGAGTCCCCTTGCCGGGGGGCACCTCCAGGATCACCGTGAGCCAGCTGCCGCGGCGTGGCGTTTCGTTTCTCAAGAGAGTGGGCGGGGCGTCGAGATTGGAAATCAGCAGGTCCAGATCGCCGTCGTTGTCGTAATCGCCCGCCGCGAGGCCGCGGCTCGAGAGGGTCACGCCGAATCCGGGGCCGGCGGAGCCGCTCGCGTCCCGGAAGCGCCCGCTCCCCACGTTCTCCAGGAGCAGGTTGCGCTGCGCAAAGGTGGCGCCGAGCTCCGGATGCCGGTCGACCTGGGGGTAGATGTGGCCGTTGGCCACGACCAGGTCCAGATCTCCGTCGCTGTCGAGATCGGCGAAGGCGGTCCCCCAGGACAGCGGCTCGAAGGTCGGCCCGGCCACGCCGGCCTCTTCGGTCACGTCGCGGAAGAAGCCGGCGCCATCGCCGCGATAGAGCGTGCTGTAGTCCTCGGCGAAGTTCGTCACGAACAGATCCAGGGACCCGTCGCCGTTGGAATCGCCCGAGGCGATCCCCATGCCGGCCTGCGCCGCCCCTTCCGAGCCGAACGCCGCCCCCGACCAGAGAGCGGTCTCCAAAAAGTGTCCCCGACCTTCGTTGCGATAGAGGTAGTTGGCATCGGAGTCGTTGGCGACATAGAGATCGGCATCGCCGTCGCGATCCCAGTCTCCGGCGCGGACGCCGAAACCGAAGGCGAGGATGCGATCCTCGAGCCCTGCCGACGCCGTGGCCTCCTCGAACCGCCCGGCGCCGTCCGAGCGAAAGAAATGATCCGGCGCTCCGGGAAGTCCGAAGGGACCGAAGGCCACTTTGTCGACTCCCTTCCAGTCGAGGGTGGGGCGGGCCGCGAGGACGTCCTGGAGGGAGCCGTCGATGTAGGCGGCGATGTAGAGGTCGAGATCGCCGTCGCCGTCGGCGTCGAAGAAGGCGGCTCCGGTGTTCCATCCCGGCGATTCGATCCCGGCGCGGCGCGCGACGTTCTCGAAGGTGCCGTTTCCACGATTCCGGTAGAGGAGATTCGCACCGAAGGCGGTGACCAGGATGTCCGGGAAGCCGTCCTGATCGAAATCGGCGACGGCGACGCCGGTATACCAGCCTGCTTCGCCTCCCACCCCCGCCCTGTCGGTGACGTCCTCGAACGTCCCGTTCCCAAGGTTCCGGTACAGCGCGTTACGCCCCTTCTCGACGATGGCGCTGCCGGAGAGCTTCCAGCCGTTGGGGAGGTAGACGTCGAGAAGACCATCCCGGTCGTAGTCGAGCCAGGCGACGCCGGCGCCGGCCGATTCGAGGAGGTGATCCTTGGTCGGGCGTCCCGCCAGAAGGACGCGCGTCAGTCCCGACTGCCGGCCGACGTCCACGAAGCGGAAAGGATGGCCCGGGGGAAGCGCGGGCGGGCTTCCGGCGCCGGGAGTCCGCTCGCCGGAGCCGCAGCCGGCGAGCACGAGAACCGTGAGGAGGGCCGGGAAGGCGGATGCCGGGGGCCGATGGATCAGCTATGCCCCTTTGCCATCAGCTCG encodes the following:
- a CDS encoding CRTAC1 family protein; the encoded protein is MLAGCGSGERTPGAGSPPALPPGHPFRFVDVGRQSGLTRVLLAGRPTKDHLLESAGAGVAWLDYDRDGLLDVYLPNGWKLSGSAIVEKGRNALYRNLGNGTFEDVTDRAGVGGEAGWYTGVAVADFDQDGFPDILVTAFGANLLYRNRGNGTFENVARRAGIESPGWNTGAAFFDADGDGDLDLYIAAYIDGSLQDVLAARPTLDWKGVDKVAFGPFGLPGAPDHFFRSDGAGRFEEATASAGLEDRILAFGFGVRAGDWDRDGDADLYVANDSDANYLYRNEGRGHFLETALWSGAAFGSEGAAQAGMGIASGDSNGDGSLDLFVTNFAEDYSTLYRGDGAGFFRDVTEEAGVAGPTFEPLSWGTAFADLDSDGDLDLVVANGHIYPQVDRHPELGATFAQRNLLLENVGSGRFRDASGSAGPGFGVTLSSRGLAAGDYDNDGDLDLLISNLDAPPTLLRNETPRRGSWLTVILEVPPGKGTPIGTLVTVEAGGRTLIRDLASSGSYLSVEDPRLHFGLGDSTRVDRLEVRWPDGTQTVMTDLEADRFVTIRKASTAAGH
- a CDS encoding PP2C family protein-serine/threonine phosphatase encodes the protein MPPLPALRGLEIGTPPLPPGRRHGWDVHAFSRPARTFTGDFYLTRRGGGSLWLALGDVAGKGLPAAVFMAMIQEKLEELLDGCASRSLRPAQALRHLNEFLLAQLPANRFATAVVARLSADGALEIANAGHCVPLIRRREGSLQGIAPTGPVLGILADPQWTAVRTRLRATETLLLYSDGLVEAPSGRAEEFGMGRIRSLLAGAAASDARGIAGKMVKAAEEHAGGTRHDDLTVVVAQRPAGPSLLRSGLGRGSAA